One stretch of Amycolatopsis tolypomycina DNA includes these proteins:
- a CDS encoding DJ-1/PfpI family protein, with protein MLKRLAFVLAAVAAVLVVPAVGATVSALGAFDALYAAGPPRPVPAAAPVAHDPAKPTAVVVVGDHGAVVSDALAPYEILAATGRFNVYTVAPHRDPKPLTGGLDLVPDLDFAGLAARLGGAAPALVVVPAFPDVGEPSTEPVLAWLRAQAGHGSKLLSVCNGGAVLASAGLLDGRPATAHWLKVDDWAVEYPAVRWVRGERFVDDGTVVTTAGILSGIDGTLHWVERLAGPPVAAEAARAIGWSRYGTAVPVHPPAGMPDAAAIVNAGFRWNPDTIGVLLANGVGEVELASVFDTEGQSLSSRTLAVSTDGGPIRSRHGLTFLPRAALGAAQLDRLLVPGATRGVTSPGGPAPEYVHDRPGFPYDTAVSGLSRHTDVATAQWTAKVLELPTDGIVFEGDAWPWLPTAVPIVLVLLGSAAVFVVVRLRRNRRPETI; from the coding sequence ATGCTCAAGCGCCTCGCCTTCGTCCTCGCCGCGGTGGCCGCCGTGCTGGTGGTCCCCGCCGTGGGCGCGACCGTCTCCGCGCTCGGAGCGTTCGACGCCCTCTACGCCGCCGGCCCGCCGCGGCCCGTCCCCGCCGCGGCACCGGTCGCCCACGACCCGGCCAAGCCGACCGCGGTGGTCGTGGTCGGCGACCACGGTGCCGTCGTCTCGGACGCACTCGCCCCCTACGAAATCCTGGCCGCCACCGGCCGGTTCAACGTCTACACCGTCGCGCCGCACCGCGACCCGAAGCCGCTGACCGGCGGCCTCGACCTGGTGCCCGACCTCGATTTCGCCGGTCTCGCCGCCCGGCTCGGCGGGGCGGCGCCCGCCCTCGTCGTCGTGCCCGCGTTCCCGGACGTCGGCGAGCCGAGCACCGAACCGGTCCTCGCCTGGCTGCGGGCCCAGGCCGGGCACGGCTCGAAGCTGCTGAGCGTCTGCAACGGCGGCGCGGTCCTGGCCTCCGCCGGGCTGCTCGACGGGCGGCCGGCCACCGCGCACTGGCTGAAGGTCGACGACTGGGCCGTCGAGTACCCGGCGGTGCGGTGGGTGCGCGGGGAACGGTTCGTCGACGACGGCACCGTCGTCACCACGGCCGGGATCCTCTCCGGCATCGACGGCACGCTGCACTGGGTCGAGCGGCTGGCCGGCCCGCCGGTCGCGGCGGAAGCGGCACGGGCCATCGGCTGGAGCCGGTACGGCACCGCGGTCCCGGTGCACCCGCCGGCCGGGATGCCGGACGCGGCCGCGATCGTCAACGCCGGGTTCCGCTGGAACCCCGACACGATCGGCGTCCTGCTCGCGAACGGCGTCGGCGAGGTCGAGCTCGCGTCGGTGTTCGACACCGAAGGCCAGTCGCTGTCCTCGCGCACGCTCGCCGTGAGCACCGACGGCGGCCCGATCCGGTCCCGGCACGGGCTGACGTTCCTGCCCCGGGCGGCACTCGGTGCGGCGCAGCTCGACCGGCTGCTCGTGCCCGGCGCGACCCGCGGGGTCACGTCGCCGGGCGGACCGGCTCCCGAGTACGTCCACGACCGGCCGGGCTTTCCCTACGACACCGCGGTGAGCGGGCTGTCCCGCCACACCGACGTGGCGACCGCGCAGTGGACGGCGAAGGTCCTCGAGCTGCCCACCGACGGGATCGTCTTCGAAGGCGACGCCTGGCCCTGGCTGCCGACGGCGGTGCCGATCGTGTTGGTGCTGCTGGGTTCCGCGGCGGTCTTCGTGGTCGTGCGGCTGCGGCGGAACCGGCGCCCTGAAACGATTTAG
- a CDS encoding response regulator, whose amino-acid sequence MTPVRVLLVDDQALFREALATLLATHDGIDVVGEAGNGDEALREAASLAPDVVLMDLRMPVLDGVAATRRLRVERPGTRVIALTTFDDDEDVFAALRAGAVGYLLKDVSSARLVEAVLAAARGESVLQPSVAAKVVARFAQLPDAPEPRPQPLVVPLSERELDVLRLLADGRSNREIATALFLAEGTVKNHVTNVLGKLGARDRTQAALRARDLGLL is encoded by the coding sequence ATGACGCCGGTCCGCGTCCTGCTCGTCGACGACCAGGCCCTGTTCCGCGAAGCCCTCGCCACCCTGCTCGCCACGCACGACGGCATCGACGTCGTCGGCGAGGCGGGCAACGGCGACGAGGCCCTGCGCGAAGCCGCTTCGCTGGCCCCGGACGTCGTCCTGATGGACCTGCGCATGCCGGTCCTCGACGGCGTGGCCGCGACCCGGCGGCTGCGGGTGGAGCGGCCCGGCACCCGGGTCATCGCGCTGACCACCTTCGACGACGACGAAGACGTCTTCGCCGCCCTGCGCGCGGGCGCCGTCGGCTACCTGCTGAAGGACGTCTCGTCGGCGCGCCTGGTCGAGGCGGTGCTCGCCGCGGCCCGCGGGGAGTCCGTGCTGCAGCCGTCGGTCGCGGCGAAGGTCGTCGCGCGGTTCGCGCAGCTGCCGGACGCGCCGGAACCACGGCCCCAGCCGCTGGTGGTGCCGCTGTCGGAGCGCGAGCTCGACGTGCTGCGGCTGCTCGCCGACGGGCGCAGCAACCGCGAGATCGCCACGGCGTTGTTCCTGGCCGAAGGCACGGTCAAGAACCACGTCACGAACGTGCTGGGCAAGCTCGGGGCGCGTGACCGCACCCAGGCCGCCCTGCGGGCGAGGGACCTCGGCCTGCTCTGA
- a CDS encoding sensor histidine kinase produces the protein MNRALGVLTCGALLSIVLGVLGSGEPRLALALGAVFAALATAGFGWVRAREHLAWSAAYVAVQLPLAFVLFTIDAGVGTTLFLVVLVSQCVLLRLPRPAIALVIAVVPLVHLGMSLGEGLREGIGTLISVLFAAIITELLLREQRSRRELAEAHAKLRDYAAQAERLATAQERNRVARDIHDGLGHSLTVVQMQVKAARAVLPTDPGKADEVLAKAQDQAEAALAEVRRSVRTLREPRPVPPLPEALKALAEETSATGVTARLTVTGTERPLPDEQREALYRAAQEGLTNVRKHAGAATADVVLDYAEAAVRVEVRDDGRGTDGGASAGFGLVGLRERAAHLGGEFAFTSTPGGGSALTMEIPG, from the coding sequence ATGAACCGGGCCCTCGGGGTGCTGACCTGCGGCGCCCTCCTCTCGATCGTGCTCGGGGTCCTCGGCTCCGGGGAACCCCGGCTCGCGCTCGCGCTCGGCGCGGTCTTCGCCGCCCTCGCGACGGCGGGGTTCGGCTGGGTGCGGGCCCGCGAACACCTGGCGTGGAGCGCGGCCTACGTCGCGGTCCAGCTGCCGCTGGCCTTCGTGCTCTTCACGATCGACGCCGGGGTCGGGACGACGCTGTTCCTCGTCGTGCTCGTCAGCCAGTGCGTGCTGCTGCGCCTGCCGCGGCCGGCGATCGCGCTCGTCATCGCGGTGGTCCCGCTGGTGCACCTCGGGATGTCGCTGGGCGAAGGTCTGCGGGAAGGCATCGGGACGCTCATCTCGGTGCTGTTCGCCGCGATCATCACCGAACTGCTGCTGCGGGAACAGCGTTCGCGCCGCGAACTCGCCGAGGCGCACGCGAAACTCCGCGACTACGCCGCCCAGGCGGAGCGGCTCGCGACCGCCCAGGAGCGCAACCGGGTCGCGCGCGACATCCACGACGGGCTCGGGCATTCGCTGACCGTCGTCCAGATGCAGGTGAAGGCCGCGCGGGCGGTGCTGCCGACCGATCCCGGCAAGGCCGACGAGGTGCTGGCCAAGGCCCAGGACCAGGCCGAAGCCGCGCTCGCGGAGGTGCGCCGCTCGGTGCGGACGCTGCGCGAACCGCGGCCGGTCCCGCCGCTGCCGGAGGCGCTGAAAGCCCTCGCCGAAGAGACGTCGGCGACCGGCGTCACGGCCCGGCTCACGGTGACCGGCACCGAACGCCCGCTCCCGGACGAGCAGCGCGAAGCCCTCTACCGGGCCGCGCAGGAGGGCCTGACGAACGTCCGCAAGCACGCCGGTGCCGCTACGGCGGACGTGGTGCTCGACTACGCCGAGGCGGCGGTCCGGGTCGAGGTCCGCGACGACGGCCGCGGCACCGACGGCGGCGCGTCGGCCGGCTTCGGCCTGGTCGGGCTCCGCGAGCGGGCGGCCCACCTCGGCGGCGAGTTCGCCTTCACCTCGACCCCCGGCGGCGGCAGCGCCCTGACCATGGAGATCCCCGGATGA